A genomic segment from uncultured Marinifilum sp. encodes:
- a CDS encoding secondary thiamine-phosphate synthase enzyme YjbQ, which translates to MIQQIEIILPAHSRGYHLIDSIIESQLPDLPKIGIVNLFIKHTSAALSINENADPSVRIDFEAIMNKLVPENEEYYTHIFEGSDDMPAHIKASLIGPDLSIPISNGRLNLGTWQGIYLCEFRNRGGKRRIVATIYS; encoded by the coding sequence ATGATACAGCAAATAGAAATAATACTACCAGCTCATTCGAGAGGTTATCATTTAATCGATTCAATAATTGAAAGTCAATTGCCTGATTTACCGAAAATAGGAATCGTAAATTTATTTATAAAACATACATCGGCAGCTCTTAGTATTAATGAGAATGCCGACCCTTCTGTACGTATCGATTTTGAGGCAATTATGAATAAGCTGGTGCCCGAAAATGAAGAGTATTACACTCATATTTTTGAAGGTTCTGATGATATGCCAGCTCATATAAAAGCTTCCTTAATTGGACCCGATTTATCAATTCCAATTAGTAATGGTCGATTAAATTTGGGTACATGGCAGGGAATTTATCTGTGTGAATTCCGAAACAGAGGAGGTAAAAGAAGAATTGTAGCTACAATTTATTCATAA
- a CDS encoding aminopeptidase P family protein, whose translation MTVAEKINALRFLMNEKNIHAYIITSSDPHMSEYVPYRWTSRKWISGFTGSAGTVIVTENKAGLWTDSRYFLQAEKQLKDSNISLFKMGTANTPSPFEWLAQELPVDANVGFDGTCFSVTQTRDLKHKLGNLDIHIIEEYDLVGEIWKDRPALPNGVIFDHELKYSGNTRYSKLTKIRKEMLASDCNYHFVGSMDDVAWIFNLRGSDVDYNPLALAYGVIGKESATVYLNAETISHSVAQSLKEDGISIANYDQIFKDLEEIPGSANVMLDSNRTNLRAFNSISANIIEKENPSQLLKSLKNEVEIKGMKNAMKKDGVALTHFYYWLEENLGKLKITEFTVMEKLIEFRSQQEDFKGESFGTICGYKDHGAHPHYSTSKESDVEIKPEGMLLIDSGAQYLDGTTDITRTIPLGNLNEEEKLDFTLVLKGMIQLAMAVFPVGTRGCNLDILARMDLWKNFRNFGHGTGHGVGCFLNVHEGPQSIRQELKDQAIIPGMITSNEPGLYRVGKYGIRHENLILCREAESSEFGDFLDFETITLCHFETKGIKTDILSHSEKNWLNNYHQKVYDILSPELDEKHKAWLKDKTKAI comes from the coding sequence ATGACTGTTGCTGAAAAAATAAACGCCCTGCGTTTTTTAATGAATGAAAAAAACATTCATGCCTATATTATAACCAGTTCGGACCCGCACATGAGCGAGTATGTTCCATACAGATGGACAAGCCGAAAATGGATTTCTGGCTTTACTGGATCAGCAGGAACGGTTATAGTTACTGAAAACAAAGCCGGATTGTGGACCGATTCAAGATATTTTTTACAAGCTGAAAAGCAGTTAAAAGATAGTAATATAAGCCTTTTTAAGATGGGTACTGCAAACACTCCATCGCCTTTCGAATGGCTAGCTCAAGAACTACCTGTTGATGCAAATGTTGGTTTTGATGGTACATGTTTCTCGGTTACACAAACCAGAGATTTAAAACATAAACTTGGCAATCTCGATATTCACATAATAGAAGAATACGATTTGGTTGGAGAAATTTGGAAAGACAGACCTGCTCTTCCTAATGGAGTTATTTTCGATCATGAATTAAAATATTCGGGTAATACCCGATATTCGAAGCTTACAAAAATCCGTAAAGAGATGCTTGCTTCGGATTGCAATTACCATTTTGTTGGTAGCATGGACGATGTAGCCTGGATTTTTAACTTAAGAGGAAGCGATGTAGACTACAATCCACTTGCTTTAGCTTATGGGGTAATTGGTAAGGAATCGGCAACGGTTTACCTTAACGCAGAAACCATTTCACATTCTGTTGCTCAAAGTTTAAAAGAAGATGGAATATCCATAGCCAATTACGATCAAATATTTAAGGATTTGGAAGAAATTCCAGGGTCGGCAAATGTAATGCTCGATTCGAACAGGACAAATTTACGAGCTTTTAATTCTATTTCGGCTAATATTATTGAGAAAGAAAATCCATCGCAGCTATTAAAAAGCTTAAAAAACGAAGTAGAAATAAAAGGAATGAAAAATGCCATGAAAAAAGATGGTGTTGCCCTAACTCATTTCTATTATTGGCTGGAAGAAAATCTTGGAAAATTAAAAATTACCGAATTTACGGTAATGGAAAAACTAATTGAATTCAGATCTCAGCAAGAAGATTTTAAAGGAGAAAGCTTCGGAACAATTTGCGGATACAAAGATCATGGAGCGCATCCGCACTATTCTACATCCAAAGAAAGCGATGTTGAAATTAAACCAGAGGGAATGCTTTTAATTGACTCGGGAGCTCAATATTTAGATGGAACAACCGATATTACAAGAACAATTCCTTTAGGAAATTTAAACGAAGAAGAAAAATTAGATTTTACACTTGTATTAAAAGGAATGATACAATTGGCTATGGCAGTTTTTCCTGTTGGTACACGCGGTTGTAATCTAGACATTCTGGCACGTATGGATTTGTGGAAAAACTTTAGAAACTTTGGGCATGGAACTGGCCATGGAGTTGGCTGTTTTTTAAATGTACACGAAGGACCACAAAGCATTCGTCAGGAGCTAAAAGATCAGGCAATAATACCTGGAATGATTACATCTAATGAACCTGGCTTATATCGAGTTGGAAAGTATGGAATACGTCATGAAAATCTGATTCTTTGTAGAGAAGCAGAATCTTCGGAATTTGGTGATTTTCTTGATTTCGAAACAATTACTCTCTGTCATTTCGAAACAAAAGGCATTAAAACCGATATTTTAAGCCACAGCGAAAAAAACTGGCTAAACAATTATCATCAAAAAGTTTACGATATTCTTTCTCCCGAATTGGATGAGAAACACAAAGCATGGTTAAAAGATAAAACCAAAGCAATATAA
- a CDS encoding dipeptidase: protein MKLFDLKTYLVILTFLAFLSCQSMDQKVAKIHNHAFTIDTHVDTPYHLLDSTFDIGAYHDYKPGGTCVDFPRMKAGGLDGIFFAAFTSQRERTEENVLAARNKADELIDSIYAACKKYPELAKVATSVSNGYEIEKQGKRAIYIGMENGFPIGTNLSEIERYYKRGVRYITLCHTSNNDICDSSTDRLGPEFNGLSNFGTQVLREMNRLGIMVDVSHVSDSSFYDVLKLSKTPVIASHSCARAICNNPRNLSDDMLIALAKNGGVIQMCILDDYVKAPDKNSERYKKELALRERYRNAGKMTKEQETEIWAEWRQMQADYPKEKPTVADAVDHIDHIVNLIGIDYVGIGTDFDGGGGLKDCTDASEMMNITKELLKRNYSTEDIHKIWGGNFMRVFSEVEKYAKK from the coding sequence ATGAAATTATTTGACTTAAAAACTTATTTAGTAATTCTAACTTTTCTGGCTTTTTTATCATGCCAGAGTATGGATCAAAAAGTAGCCAAAATTCATAATCATGCATTTACCATCGATACTCATGTCGATACTCCTTATCATTTGTTAGATTCTACTTTTGATATTGGGGCTTATCATGATTATAAACCAGGAGGAACTTGCGTTGATTTTCCAAGAATGAAAGCTGGAGGTTTGGATGGAATTTTCTTTGCCGCTTTTACTTCGCAGCGAGAAAGAACCGAAGAGAATGTTTTGGCAGCCAGAAATAAAGCCGATGAATTAATTGATTCGATTTATGCTGCTTGTAAGAAATATCCAGAATTGGCCAAAGTAGCAACCAGTGTTTCCAATGGATATGAAATTGAAAAACAGGGAAAACGAGCTATTTATATTGGTATGGAAAATGGTTTTCCCATTGGTACTAATTTATCGGAAATTGAGAGATACTACAAAAGAGGAGTGCGGTATATTACCTTATGTCATACTTCTAACAATGATATTTGTGATTCTTCAACCGACCGTTTAGGGCCAGAGTTTAACGGTTTAAGCAATTTTGGAACTCAAGTGCTTAGAGAAATGAACCGTTTGGGGATTATGGTTGATGTTTCTCATGTTTCGGATAGTTCTTTTTATGATGTTCTAAAATTAAGTAAAACACCTGTTATAGCTTCTCATTCCTGTGCCCGTGCAATATGTAATAATCCTAGAAATTTAAGCGACGATATGTTAATAGCTCTTGCCAAAAATGGTGGGGTAATTCAAATGTGTATTCTCGACGATTATGTGAAAGCTCCTGATAAAAACTCGGAACGCTACAAAAAAGAATTAGCACTAAGAGAACGCTATAGAAATGCAGGAAAAATGACCAAAGAACAAGAAACTGAAATTTGGGCAGAATGGAGACAGATGCAGGCCGATTATCCTAAAGAAAAACCAACTGTTGCCGATGCGGTCGATCATATCGATCATATTGTAAATTTAATTGGAATAGATTATGTTGGGATAGGAACCGATTTTGATGGTGGCGGAGGTCTTAAAGATTGTACCGATGCAAGTGAAATGATGAATATCACAAAAGAATTATTAAAAAGAAATTACTCTACAGAGGATATCCATAAAATTTGGGGAGGTAATTTTATGCGTGTTTTTAGCGAGGTTGAAAAGTATGCTAAAAAATAG